One segment of Paraburkholderia bonniea DNA contains the following:
- a CDS encoding aldose epimerase → MTLLPPPPTLEIAHEHSVLRAAPHTGGLLLSWVLDGQPVIHWPDDADWSQPSKIRGGNPLLFPFLGRHRVNGQIGLWRDTAGIVRELPMHGFARQSPFAAERDPERHSLRLTLEDSPATHPAYPFGFRFEASYQLTERNTLDVELTTTNTGTSRLPYYAGHHFYFALPHELRSTTVLAMPPSARRVQNADGSISAAEPGATRYTLDETRLHDRFHCLEGTPEQPVQLIAPGLQRVVSLDLNRPGSVPWYAVTTWAETTEADYYCIEPWLGLPDAIHNGQGLRWLDPGQAETAALRITVTTLR, encoded by the coding sequence ATGACTCTCTTACCACCGCCCCCCACGCTTGAAATCGCCCATGAACACTCCGTATTGCGCGCCGCGCCACACACTGGCGGCCTGCTGCTGTCATGGGTGCTCGATGGCCAGCCGGTGATTCACTGGCCAGATGATGCCGACTGGAGCCAGCCGAGCAAAATTCGCGGCGGCAATCCGTTGCTGTTCCCGTTTCTCGGGCGGCACCGGGTGAATGGCCAGATCGGCCTGTGGCGCGACACCGCAGGCATCGTGCGCGAGTTGCCCATGCATGGCTTTGCGCGCCAGTCGCCGTTCGCTGCGGAGCGCGATCCCGAACGCCACAGCCTGCGTCTGACGCTTGAAGACAGCCCCGCGACACATCCCGCTTATCCGTTTGGCTTTCGCTTCGAGGCCAGCTATCAGCTAACCGAACGCAACACGCTAGACGTCGAACTGACCACCACCAATACCGGCACGTCCCGCCTGCCCTATTACGCCGGACATCACTTCTACTTCGCGCTGCCACATGAGCTGCGCAGCACGACGGTGCTGGCCATGCCTCCCAGTGCGCGCCGCGTGCAAAACGCCGACGGCTCCATTAGCGCCGCAGAGCCCGGCGCTACGCGCTATACGCTCGATGAAACGCGGCTTCATGATCGCTTCCATTGCCTTGAAGGCACGCCCGAACAGCCTGTGCAATTGATCGCCCCAGGCCTGCAACGCGTGGTGTCGCTTGATCTAAACCGTCCGGGCTCGGTGCCGTGGTACGCCGTGACAACCTGGGCTGAAACCACCGAAGCCGATTACTACTGCATCGAACCATGGCTTGGCTTGCCCGATGCGATTCATAACGGTCAGGGACTCCGCTGGCTCGACCCTGGACAAGCCGAAACCGCTGCTCTGCGCATCACGGTAACGACCTTGCGTTAA